Proteins encoded by one window of Carassius auratus strain Wakin chromosome 8, ASM336829v1, whole genome shotgun sequence:
- the LOC113107756 gene encoding LOW QUALITY PROTEIN: potassium voltage-gated channel subfamily D member 3-like (The sequence of the model RefSeq protein was modified relative to this genomic sequence to represent the inferred CDS: inserted 1 base in 1 codon; deleted 1 base in 1 codon), whose product MAAGVAAWLPFARAAAIGWMPVANLPMPVAPSNKNKHQDELIILNVSGRRFQTWRNTLDRYPDTLLGSSEKEFFFNEETREYFFDRDPDVFRSILNFYRTGKLHYPRYECISAYDEELAFFGIIPEIISDCCYEEYKDRKRENVERLMDDLEDNKDSKLPNMTFRETMWRAFENPHTSTMALVFYYVTGFFIAISVITNVVETVPCGYMPNXERHPCGERYTEAFFCMDTACVMIFTVEYLMRLFAAPSRYRFMRSVMSIIDVVAILPYYIGLVMTNNEDVSGAFVTLRVFRVFRIFKFSRHSQGLRILGYTLKSCASELGFLLFSLTMAIIIFATVMFYAEKGSSSSKFTSIPASFWYTIVTMTTLG is encoded by the exons ATGGCTGCTGGAGTGGCAGCCTGGCTCCCCTTTGCTCGGGCGGCGGCCATAGGATGGATGCCCGTGGCCAACCTGCCCATGCCCGTCGCACCGTCCAATAAGAACAAGCATCAGGACGAACTTATTATCCTCAACGTCAGTGGCCGACGCTTCCAGACCTGGCGCAACACGCTAGACCGTTACCCTGATACACTCCTGGGGAGCTCCGAAAAAGAATTCTTCTTCAATGAGGAAACTAGGGAGTATTTCTTTGACCGAGATCCAGATGTGTTCAGAAGTATTCTTAACTTCTACCGCACAGGGAAGCTGCACTACCCACGCTACGAGTGCATCTCTGCTTACGACGAGGAGCTGGCATTCTTTGGAATCATTCCCGAAATCATCAGCGACTGCTGTTATGAAGAGTACAAGGACCGCAAGAGGGAGAACGTGGAGCGTCTTATGGATGACCTTGAGGACAACAAAGACAGCAAACTCCCCAACATGACTTTCCGCGAGACCATGTGGAGGGCCTTTGAGAACCCACACACTAGCACCATGGCGCTGGTTTTCTACTATGTAACCGGATTCTTCATCGCCATATCTGTCATCACCAATGTGGTTGAAACGGTTCCTTGCGGTTATATGCCGA CAGAGAGACATCCTTGTGGTGAGCGCTACACAGAGGCGTTTTTCTGCATGGACACAGCTTGCGTAATGATCTTTACGGTGGAGTATCTGATGCGACTGTTCGCGGCGCCCAGCAGGTACCGCTTCATGAGAAGCGTGATGAGTATTATCGATGTG GTGGCCATCTTGCCGTATTACATTGGGCTCGTCATGACCAACAACGAGGACGTAAGCGGAGCTTTTGTCACGCTACGGGTGTTCCGCGTCTTCCGGATCTTTAAATTCTCTCGCCACTCCCAGGGTCTCCGGATCCTTGGCTACACGCTGAAGAGCTGTGCATCCGAGCTCGGTTTCCTCCTCTTCTCCCTCACCATGGCCATCATCATCTTTGCCACAGTCATGTTCTACGCTGAGAAAGGCTCCTCGTCCAGCAAGTTCACCAGCATCCCGGCCTCCTTCTGGTACACCATTGTAACCATGACAACACTGGGGTGA